The nucleotide sequence GATCTCATCGCTCCCACTTCTCTCCCTACCTTGTTCGATCTCTTCTTCGATCGATTCTCTTGATCTCTTGATCGATTTCTTGATCTTGTTCAAGTTTCTTGATCTCTTGCTCGAATTTAGCCATGGCGTCTCCTTCGTCGGAATCGGCTTCTCCTATTCATCCTGTTCCAACTGCCTCTCCAAACCTTAATTCTCTTAATTCCGTCTCTGTCACGATCCAAAACATCGGATCTATGGTGCCAATCAAGCTCACCACCACAAATTACTTGACCTAGAGTGCTCTATTTGCTCCGATTTTTCGTCGTTACAACCTCACCGGTCACATTGATGGATCTATGGTGGCGTCGCCTCaatttcttgattctttgggaAATCGCACTCTCAATCCTGAGTTTGTTTTGTGGTATGAGAATGATCAAAATATTCTCATCTGGCTCAATTCTACCCTCTCTGAATCCCTAATTCCCTATACGGTTGGTGTGAATTCTGCTCACGAACTTTGGGCGAAGTTGGAATCTCACCTCGCCACGGCTTTTCAGTCTCACATTCATGAGCTTCGATCTCATCTTCGTAATCTTACCAAGGGTGATTCTACTGCTGCTCAATATCTTCAGCAAATTGAGGCAATTGCTGATGCCCTTGCTAGTGCCGGCTCTCTGGTAGACAATTCTGATTTGCTTTCTGTCACTCTACATGGTTTGCCCCTTGAGTATGATTCGTTCGTTGATGCCATTCAATTCCGTCTTGGATTTACGACTATTGATGAGCTGCATGGTATGTTGCTTAGCAAAGAGATACAATTAGTCAATCGAAGAAAAACCACCTCAGACTCCTCTACATTTCAGGCTCTCCACAGTTCTGCCGGTATTCTTCCCATTCTAACACTCAACCCTAATTCTCAGGCTTTTGTTGCTCAATCTTCTTCTGCCTTTAATACTCAAGGTCGTGGCATGGATCGCAATTATAATCGTGGCTGATCTTCTTCTCGTGGCAATACCAATCGTTCCACCAATACCAACTTTCGTTACAATCGTGGAGGCCGCCAACATTTCTCATCTTACACCAAGAAGAATTCGTGTCAAATTTGTCATCAATTCGATCATGAGGCCTCTGATTGCCTTCATCGCATGAATCCGGCTTATAGTGGCAAACCCTCTCACTCAGCTATGGTGGCCAATTCCCCATCATCCACTCCATCTTGGATTATCGACTCTGGCGCTACATCTCATATGACCAACTCCTATGCAGCCTTGCAAAATCCTAAAGCCTATACTGGTCCAAAATAAGTGTACATTGgtgatggcaaaggtttgcccATCACTCACTCTAGCTCTACTACTTTGACCACATTTGATAGTACTTTTCAGCTTAATAAAGTACTATATGTTCCTGCATTAAAACATAATCTTCTCTCTGCAAATCAATTTCTTATTAATAACAAATGTTCTATGCATCTTTATCCTACTCACTTCACTGTGAAGGATCTTTCTTCGGGGAGGATACGTTTTAAAGGACTTGTCCATCATGGTTTCTATCCTTTTCATTTCTCTTCTTCTGCACCTGATCAGCAGCATGCTCTCACTGCATCTGTTAAAGCTTCCAATGATGTGTGGCACCAGAGATTGGGTCATCCTTCAGTCAAGATCATAGATAAACTTGCAGCACAGTCTTGTATTTCAGTTTTATCTCATTCAACTAAGTCTTTTTGCTCAGATTGTGCACTAGGAAAATGTTCTCGACTTCCTTTTACTTCTACAGTTTGTACAACTAGCAAGCCACTCAAACTTGTACACACGAATGTTTGGGGACCGTCACCTATAGCTTCTTGTCAAGGTTTCAGATATTATGTCATCTTTGTTGATGACTTTACCCATTATTGTTGGTTCTATCATTTAAAGTACAAGTCTGACGTAATATCCACTTTTATGCAATACAAATCTCTTGTTGAAACCTCTCTGTGTACAAAGATCATTGCTTTACGATCCGATTCTGGTGGTGAATATGTGAACACTCAGTTTTCACAGTTTTTAGCTACACATGGTATTCAGCATCAACTCACTTGCCCTCACACTCCTGAACAAAATGGATGTGCAGAACGCAAGCATCGCTACTTATTTGAAACAGCTCGGACAATGCTAGCAGCTTCTAAGCTACCTCATACTTATTGGGTTGAAGCTTTTCACACAGCCATTTATCTTATCAACCAAATGCCAACTGCATCACGATCATCTCCTTGGGAATCTTTATATCATCGGGTACCTAACTACAATTTCTTGAAGGTCTTCGGCTATGCTTGTTTCCCTTGGTTAAAGCCTTACACTTCTTCTAAGTTGGATCCTCAGAGTAAAGCTTGTGTATTTCTTGGTTACAGTCTGAATCATAAGGGCTATAGGTGCCTTGATCCTGCCACCAACAAGTTATACATCTCTCGGCATGTTATCTTTAATGAGTCTCATTTCCCATTTCACTATATTTCATCTTCTCAATCTTCAATCTCACATTCCTCTTCCGGATCTCCTATTCCCTCCACTCTTACTTTTAAACTTCCTACACATACACCTTCATCTTCATCTACACCTACACCTCCATCTACCCTGTCTACCTCTTCTCAGAATCCTATCTCACCTAACCATATTTTGTCTTCTTCCATACTCTCATCTTCTCATTCTTCTATGGAAGTTGCATAACCTTCTCTCATTCCCTCTCTCAATACTCATTCCATGCAAACACGATCAAAATCTGGCATTTTCAAGCCACGGGCACTCACTGCCACTAAACACCCTCTCCCATCTCATCTATCTCCTGATTATATACCTACTACATATCTCCAAGCTTCAAAGTCTTCTCATTAGCGTCAAGCTATGCAAGAAGAAGTCAATGCCCTCATCAACACTGGCACATGGTCTCTTGTTCCCAAATCTACATCTCAGAACATTGTAGGCTGCAAGTGGGTGTTCCGAATTAAAAGAAAGCCAGATGGTACTATTGATTGGTATGAGGCTCGCCTTGTGGCCAAGGGATTCAATCAACAAGAAGGTTTATATTACACAAAGACTTTCAATCCGGTAGCAAAACCCGTTACTATTCGAATTCTTCTCACCCTTGCGGCTCAGTATGATTGGTATTTAAACCAACTCGATGTCAGCAATGCCTTTCTACATGGGACACTTACTGAATCTGTTTTCATGCATCAGCCTCGTAGTTTTGAAGATTCTACACAACCATCTCATGTCTGTCACTTGCACAAATCcttatatggtttgaaacaagcttCGAGAGCTTGGTATGAGAAACTTCATGGTGCTCTTCAGTCACTTGGTTTTCACGGCTCTTTCAATGATCAttcattgttcattaaaaagGTTTCCAACTCTGCTGTGGTGTTCATTTTAGTGTATGTTAATGACATTTTAGTCACTGGACCCAATTCTGCTGAATATCGAAAGGTTATTCATCAACTTAGCTCCATGTTTCCCATTAAAGATCTCGGACCTCTTTATTTTCTTGGTCTGTCAAACGCTCATCTTCTAGTATTTTCATATCTCAGACCAAATATATTGTGGATCTACTTTCCAAAGCCAACATGACTGGTGCTAAACCCTGTACCACACCTTTTAGCACTTCTAAGCTTGATCATGACTCCCCTTTGTGTGATAATATCTCTGAGTATCGATCCTTGGTTGGTGCACTTCAATACCTTACATGAACACGACCGGATCTCAATTTTGCAGTGAATCTTGTCTATCAATATATGCATCAACCCAGAATTTCCCATTTTCAAGCGGTCAAGCGCATTCTTCGATATCTTAAGGGCTCCATTGATATGATTTTCCAAAAGTTCTACACCTCCCACACTCACTACATTCTTAGATGCTAATTGGGCTGGCTGTGCCCTTGATCGTCGATCTATTGGAGGATATTGTGTTTTTCTGGGCAATTCCTTGATTAGCTGGAGTGCAAAGAAGCAACCCACCGTTGCTCGATCTTCAACAGAGGCAGAATATTGCTCTCTTGCCAACACTGCTTCTGAAATCACTTGGGTCTGTCAGTTGTTACTAGACATTGGTTATTGTTTGCCTCACACTCCTCAAATTTGGTGTGACAATATTTCTACAATATCTCTTGCTAAGATCCTATATTTCATGCCTGGACCAAGCATGTGGAAATAGATTATCATTACATTTGCAAGAAAGTCTTAGCTCGTAAGATCTCTGTGCATTTTGTTTGTACCCAAGATCAGGTTGCTGATATTTGCACAAAGTCTCTGTCAAAATCCCGATTTCATTTTCTTCGTGGCAAATTTCAACTTCGGGTTCCCCGGTTTTGTTTGAGGGGAGATATAAAGGGTAATATTGTAACTACACTATCTAGGGATATTACTTAGTGATTAAGTATCTGTTAGTTAGTTATAGTTTACTCACCTTAGTGGTTACAATAtacttgtatatatatactCAAAGCATAACTTTATTCAGTCGAATAAATGAAATCATTTTATCAAATAGAACCATGATAGTACTCTTCCTCTTTCCGAATCGACCCATTCGGCCCACCCGTCTTCGTCTTGGCATCGTAGGTCCCACCACCGTGCCACCTACAAATTCACACCTCCAAAAACAATGAATCGTAACTCCAACAAAATCGATACAAACAAGGACATGCAACGCAAATGCTGTGATAGTTATGATTGGCTACTGAGAAAATGCAAGAAACGGATTTGGATATTTCATTTATCGAAAATTTCATCGGGAaacaaacagagagagagagagcatacgCCCAGCGGAGCATGATCGGAGCGCAACTTCGGCTGTAAATGAGAGCGCGGAGATCGCGTCGAGCCTTGGAGCCATGTCGATTTCTTTGAGGTACTCTTTGTCAACGAGCGGCGACGTCATCGGAACCGGAAGTGGGTGCTCTCGATTGTGACTCGGAGCGAAGAGAGAGGGCGATGAGACTGATAGTGCAACTGTGCAAATGAGGTTTAGAGAGCGCGCGAGAGCGAAAGACCCAGTAAATGAGGAGACTGCACTGAAACTGCTCACAAGGTCATAATGGTCATTTCGCCATTCCCAGAATAATTGTAGGATACCTTGATTCGGTTTAAGAATAATGCTTTGGAGATCAAagttttaaacaaaatttgtaaaacAAATGACATATCACAAataggaaataagcacgttGATAAATACTTAAATAATATTCCATTCATCAACATCCACATTGTTTGGTAAATAAAGTTTAGTTTAAAACTTTTGTCTTCCTAATATTATCTGTTAGTTAAACTAATATATTAAAgttcaattaatttttcaaaattctaaTTCTTCTATTTGCAATTTAGGGATGTAGTGTATTGAGATTTATGCGGACATTTTATTGAGTTTTTAATGTGATAGACTGTGATAGAATTACTCACTATTATATATTCTACAAATTCCATAGACTTCTGTTGAATTCTAGAGAGTTCAATGCTAGaatgtttttttaaataatgtGATTGTCAAGCAGTCTGAGCAAGATATGActtatttgaaattaattaaatgaacaatttataataaaaaaatctttCTATGGTAGTTCATATATTCTCCAGTCCCTTACCAATTCTTGGTCATTGAGAGTTATAGTCAATACAGATTAATATTTAAGGATAACTATTACCTCTCCCTTCTATGGTATAGAGAATGATTCTCATTTCAGtcgattttattaaaaaataaattttggtCAATCTGTAAATTGAATCGTGATTATCTGAATAGGACGAACCGCCCTGTGGATATCTTTGCTTCGGAACAAAACAATTCAAATTAGTCGGTCAACTGGAATGTGTATTATCCAGTGAAGCAGGGTTAGGAACAACAAAGCTCTTTATGCTAAAGAGATTCATTTTGCAAGTTCGTTATTACGGCTAGTTCCTACAAAGGATCGGACAAATGACGTATACAATACTTGAATTCTTGATGTAGATGCTACATAGTTGGTTCTCATCCTTTAGAGACTACGAGTGTAATAGGAGCATCCGTCGACAATTGTCCATGTACCAGTAGAAGATTCAGCAGCTACCGCGGTCCCTACTTCCTCAAGTGGAACTCATGGTTGAGGAGTTACTCAAAATGCTGCCAAAAAGAACaagttaataataattattattattttgaagtTTTCATTATTGAAATGGTGATCATAACCATGATAAAGTGGTCTTAAAAAATGATCGTGGAAACGATGGTAGTGGAAGTGTCATGTGGTGATTGTCACCAAGATGATAGTAGTAAAGTTGCTGCCTTTGGTGGCGGTGATAATAGTAGGGTTATAATTGTGGTGGCTAGGTGGTGGGGGTAGGGATGGGGGCAGTGGTGATTGGGTGGGGGAGATGGTCATGGTAAGGTGGGTGGAAGTGATTAATGATAGTCATTGTAATATGATGGATGGTAGAGTATAGCATTAGAGAattgagaaaaatgaaattcatCAAAATCTTAGGTGAAAAGGTTGGGTTTTTTATGacaaaaaacttactataaaaatACGAAAAATCCCTAAAAAAATCCATGACCTTTTAAAATACTTTAAAATAAGTGAAAATTTTAATACTCGTAAGTTTTAAAGACTCACAAAAACTCATAATTAAATACCACAAGATTTTTATGACTTCTTAGAAGTCATAAAAGTTTATATGACGTTTGTTGACTCTTTAAAAATCTaaagaaatgctaagaagactctCTCAAAAGTATGACTCTCCATCAACTGTCTGCCTCCTaatgtttttggtaaaaatttATATTGAATGCACTTGAATTTGAGAGTCGAATAAAATCCATCAAACCCTATGTACCATACGCGCCCCACCCCCACATCAGATTAAAGTAAAATATCACTATTTAAAGTCATAATCTTTATTCAGTTTTGATTTCCCTAATattctttttatcaaattggagtGCAGCGAACTTGTAATCATGTTAACTCTAACTAATTTTCATTTCTCTAATAATATATCATTATTATATTGGAATAcataaaactttaaaatcaaGCTAATTTCAACCCAGTGTGAGCAATGCCAACCCATTAAATGGATATTATCAAGGATTTCACTTTGTAATAAGATTCGTTGAAAGATCATTACAACGATCATGTACATGATCACCAAAAAAATCGATATCGTTTGACGAAAATTGAGCATAGAAATTCCATCTCACCGTCGTATGTATTATGCTATGGACTCAACCTGTATCAATTTAATCAATGGAACGGTTTCCGGGTGtaacaaaattaagaagaaaaatgaacttATGAGCTCATTCAACAGTTCTCCATTGCAGCTCAATCTGCACTTGACCATTCTTCGAGTCTATAAGATGGTATTTCTGATTGATTCGCTTGTTTGAAACGACATCCGTAAGAGTGATTTGAACATATCCCAGAGATTCCTGATTCCACAAAATACGAATGATTTCGTCAGataatataaacaaaacaaGGATGCGGAAAGAATTTTTCATAGCATCCGAAAGGAAAACTGCAAGTTCTTTTGGATAGAAAGTTGAGTGCAGGACAGGATACTGTGTGTTTAAACGGAGTGCAGTTGCTTGACATAGAAGGTATACACAACATTATCCAGGATGGGTGTCAATTTGCATACTAAGCAAAAATGAGACGTGATTCGCACCTTTCCATGCAGAAGGCCCATCCTCGACGAGGTGCTGACAACCTCCACATGTAGTTTGTCATTAGTAGGAGGTTCCTCACACATGAACTGAAAATCCTCTGCCCATCTTGGATCTCTGCTTTTCTTTAGTACCTGCACAGCTCAAAGGAAATTGATAAACATAACAAGAAACAATCTTAAAATCGCAGACTTTGGGCATTTTCTACGACTCCAAGATGCATACATTCTCAAGTGTATGTGTCTGTGTATGATAACTGATAAACATAAAGATGGTGCTCTCATACCTTGGTTCTCTTTTCCTCCCCTCTGAAAATAAGTCTTACAGACGGATTACAGTGGTGCTTTCCTTCAAGATCTTGACCTTCATGAACTACAACAACAAGCAAACCTCCACCAGGTGGCGTTCCCTCAGGAGCTTTCTGTACTGTCAGtgtttcatcaaatcctttttGCATGTCCTCCTCTTTGAAAGGTTTATAATGCAATTCCACTTCAAGCTGCCCCCGCTGCTTCTCATTTGTGGCATCATTCAAGTCCATGTTTTTAAGGAGGTCGAGAGTCATAACTTTTGGCTCATTGTGGGGTAGATCTTTCATAGGTACTACATTCATACCCATTTTATCATGTTTGCCCACCTACACAAGGTAAAATGCATCATATAGTGAAAGATTTTGTTGTTGATGCCCCGCGGACGTAGGCAAATAGCCAAACCACATTAATTCTTGGTGTTATTtgtcttgattattttgttttcgattttcaagtttgttttgttttgcccATTCTTAAGTGCGATAACATACAATATGACTTTCGATGGTAAACTGGTATACCATACCTTCTCCCAGTCGTAAACAAGAAGTTCTAAAGCCTGAGACTCTGGATCTTTAACAACCAAGTTAAATTCCTCATTCCATTCAGGATTCAGGTTCTTGTGCTTGACAGTGGTCTTCTTTGAAGGCATATTGTTCTCGGTGAGCTTTAATTTCACATAAGGGTCTGAAGCACCAAGAAGATCCTTCTTTTTCAACTTCATTGCCCTCAGAACCTTCACATGGAGCATTCCTACAGGCCGGTTAAAGGCTCTGCAACATCGAATAACTTTGTCAGCCAAAactcaaagaaacaaaaagtatgTAAGTCACAATAAATTTCAGACAAATATAGAGACGTACTTTGCTGGGTCCATTATTGGCACTTCGAGAGTTTTGGGCCACAGATACATGTTAGCAACCTGATCTTTGATTAGCTCCTGCAGAAAAACCGTTTCTAACACTGTTAAAACTACTATTATGAAACTGATAAGCATAACACCATGATTAAGAATAAGTTGATCACATATGTGCAAAGAACAGAAACAGAGAAAGACATTGACATTCTACCTGGACGAATCTATAAAGGCCAGGTATTGACATAAGATCAGCGCCCAAAAGCTTTAATCCGAAATCAACATAAGGCTGCAAAACCACAAGAAAATAATCACGGAAAAGATTGAAGAATTAGCACTGGAAAGCATAAGATCTACATAAGCTCTTATGGAAAATCATAAGGAAAACACCAAACAGATTCAACAAAGAATATATTCTTGACGAAAGACAATCCTGAATATACATAATCAGGCTTGATCTGGACTTCCAAAAAATGAACATTGTAATGTGTGTACCGTAAAACTTGTAAAATAAAGAGGAGCTTCGACATCATAATAGAATAGAACTATGTAGTTGTGGTTACAATACTGTAGCCATCACGAAGAAAACAATGGCAACTTCCTTGAAAACAagatatgtacatatatagttCTATGTTATTAAGACCCAAAGGGCCAGTACGACACCACAATTAAATTTTTACTTcaccaaaacacaaaccttaTCCATGAGAGACACGTTTATTTGTGCGAAACAAGGAAAGCTTGGAACCAACGGCTTCAAAGTGATACGTGGTGCAACAAAAACTTGTAAATCCAGTACCTGAAGTGAAGCAAACAGTACAACATTAATAGAAGCAATACTATCTCCCTGCCTCAATTCAAGgacacaaaaaaattaacagtagaACATATTCCTAGCACAGAACAGAAAACCTGAACGGTTGCTTTCATTCCAAATGCTTTAGCAGCAACAAGGACATTAGGGTTTCCAGCCCATTTTATGGAGGGTTCCATAATCAACTCTTTCTCATCAGTGACATAAACTTTCATGCCTAAAACCAATAAGATGCAAAAAAAATGAATGTGATGTTTGGAAAACACTTTTTAcataatatgtgtgtgtgtatgtatacacacacgcacatatAGAGTTCAAGAAGACAGTGAACTGCCAAAGCTGGAATGGAAGTTCCTAATAACTCTCTGATGAGGTGTTTGTGATAGAGAACCTCTAAAGTGGAATATCAAGTTAACGAACCTTGGAAAGTCGGTGGTAAGGAACCTAAAGTCAGTGTTTCAAACTCAACAGATTCAATCTTGTAATTTGGAATTTCCTTAGCAATTATGGGCTTTGCAATTTCTTTTGCAGTCTTGCAGATTGCCTATAGAAGAATAAAACAGAAAGCCATGAAGCATCAATAAAAAGTCAAGATTATATGAGAAAAGCAAAGGAGCTATATAAGTTTCAAGCACCTTGTCCAGATACGGCCACATATATTCAAGAAATCTGTTTAGCCAGTCAAGCTTCACAtgggaaaaaagaaaatgtcaaagaGAATTTAAATGCTATAACACCATGCTATTTAACATTATGAAAGAATAGTTACTGACACGATCGTAGTCTGGATTTTTCACCCACTGAGGTATCTCGGGCAGCATACGCTG is from Malus sylvestris chromosome 5, drMalSylv7.2, whole genome shotgun sequence and encodes:
- the LOC126623324 gene encoding synaptotagmin-2-like, producing the protein MGFFSTIFGLCGFGLGISIGLVAGYFLFIYVQSSDVQNPEIRPLVDQDTETLQRMLPEIPQWVKNPDYDRLDWLNRFLEYMWPYLDKAICKTAKEIAKPIIAKEIPNYKIESVEFETLTLGSLPPTFQGMKVYVTDEKELIMEPSIKWAGNPNVLVAAKAFGMKATVQVLDLQVFVAPRITLKPLVPSFPCFAQINVSLMDKPYVDFGLKLLGADLMSIPGLYRFVQELIKDQVANMYLWPKTLEVPIMDPAKAFNRPVGMLHVKVLRAMKLKKKDLLGASDPYVKLKLTENNMPSKKTTVKHKNLNPEWNEEFNLVVKDPESQALELLVYDWEKVGKHDKMGMNVVPMKDLPHNEPKVMTLDLLKNMDLNDATNEKQRGQLEVELHYKPFKEEDMQKGFDETLTVQKAPEGTPPGGGLLVVVVHEGQDLEGKHHCNPSVRLIFRGEEKRTKVLKKSRDPRWAEDFQFMCEEPPTNDKLHVEVVSTSSRMGLLHGKESLGYVQITLTDVVSNKRINQKYHLIDSKNGQVQIELQWRTVE